The following are from one region of the Hymenobacter sp. YIM 151858-1 genome:
- a CDS encoding amidohydrolase family protein, which yields MKLSSALLASSLGLLLGGCAGQQPQQPYDLLITHANVVDVEKGRILPNQTLAISEGLIRRLGNSGAQTAAAKQTIDAQGKYLIPGLWDMHVHFRGGDSLTAANRNLLPLYLAHGITTVRDAGGDLTPAIYSWRQEMQTGRLAGPRIFTSGPKLDGPYPTWPGSLVIETPEQINKALDSLQKLKVDYVKLYESTVSREAFLGAITAAEKRGMTTTGHMPYTVTLREAMERGLDASEHLYYVFKACSSKEDSITTAVQSSLRTSRPLGLFAVLPTVYKTYDAATAASTYRMLAKHRTAVVPTLHIQKVLTELPETDHARDTLLAYIDPKIQRTYARRIASARAQSAATRAFNKQLGAKFMSMVPQMQAAGVTLLAGSDSGPFNSYVYPGASLLGELELMVQAGLTPAQALQAATINGAKFLKADQRSGSIKPGKEADVVLLNKNPLENISSLRQIQTVVVRGRVYSAADLRQMVQAVKHQ from the coding sequence ATGAAGCTTTCATCTGCCCTGCTTGCCAGTTCGTTGGGCTTGCTCCTAGGTGGCTGTGCCGGTCAGCAGCCCCAACAGCCGTACGACCTACTCATTACGCACGCCAATGTGGTTGATGTGGAGAAAGGCCGTATTCTGCCCAACCAAACGCTGGCCATTTCCGAAGGGCTGATACGGCGGCTCGGCAACTCGGGCGCGCAAACAGCCGCAGCCAAGCAAACCATTGATGCACAGGGCAAGTACCTCATTCCGGGCCTCTGGGACATGCACGTGCACTTCCGGGGCGGCGACTCGCTTACCGCAGCCAACCGCAACTTGCTGCCCTTGTACCTGGCCCACGGCATCACCACCGTGCGCGATGCCGGCGGCGACCTTACGCCCGCCATCTACAGCTGGCGGCAGGAAATGCAGACGGGCCGGCTGGCAGGGCCACGCATTTTCACCTCGGGCCCGAAGCTCGACGGGCCGTACCCAACCTGGCCGGGCTCGTTGGTGATAGAAACGCCCGAACAGATCAACAAGGCACTGGACTCGTTGCAGAAGCTGAAGGTCGACTACGTGAAGCTCTACGAGAGCACCGTTTCGCGCGAGGCGTTCCTGGGCGCCATTACGGCCGCCGAAAAGCGGGGCATGACCACCACCGGCCACATGCCTTACACCGTAACGCTGCGCGAAGCCATGGAGCGCGGGCTCGATGCCTCGGAGCACCTGTACTACGTGTTCAAGGCTTGCTCCTCGAAGGAAGACAGCATTACCACGGCGGTGCAAAGCAGCCTGCGCACGAGCAGGCCCTTGGGCCTGTTTGCCGTGCTGCCCACCGTATACAAAACCTACGACGCCGCCACGGCCGCTAGCACCTACCGCATGCTGGCCAAGCACCGCACAGCCGTGGTGCCTACCCTGCACATCCAGAAAGTACTGACGGAGCTGCCCGAAACCGACCACGCGCGCGACACCCTACTGGCCTACATCGATCCAAAGATTCAGCGTACGTACGCCCGCCGCATTGCCAGCGCCCGGGCACAATCGGCTGCTACGCGGGCCTTCAATAAGCAGCTCGGCGCGAAGTTCATGAGCATGGTGCCGCAAATGCAGGCTGCGGGCGTTACGCTGCTCGCCGGCTCCGATAGCGGCCCCTTCAACTCCTACGTGTACCCGGGCGCCTCCTTGCTGGGCGAGCTGGAGCTGATGGTGCAAGCCGGGCTCACGCCTGCCCAGGCACTGCAAGCTGCCACCATCAACGGGGCTAAATTTCTGAAGGCCGATCAACGCTCGGGCAGCATCAAGCCCGGCAAAGAAGCCGATGTGGTGTTGCTGAATAAGAACCCGCTGGAAAACATTTCCAGCCTACGCCAGATCCAAACGGTGGTGGTGCGCGGTCGGGTGTACTCGGCCGCCGACCTGCGCCAGATGGTGCAAGCCGTCAAACATCAATAA
- a CDS encoding VWA domain-containing protein — protein MNRLGLQQLLLEPEVLRTVQPDVHLVGMLMSLSRVMPAKAKHTAREVVQRVVHDLEQRLANPLRQAVQGALSRAVRNPRPRYREINWAATIRANLKHYQPTLSTIVPEKLIGYGRRGQALKEIVLCVDQSGSMASSVVYAGVFGAVLASMRAVRTHMVVFDTAVADLTQNLKDPVDLIFGIQLGGGTDINLALTYCQQLITRPTDTILVLISDLYEGGSPNELLKRAAALKAAGVTFVVLLGLSDEGAPSFDRTVAEKLAALGIPSFACTPDKFPELMAAAIQGRDVAQVAQP, from the coding sequence ATGAACCGCCTAGGTCTGCAGCAGCTCCTGCTCGAGCCCGAGGTGCTGCGCACCGTGCAGCCCGATGTGCACCTGGTGGGCATGCTCATGTCGCTGAGCCGCGTGATGCCCGCGAAGGCGAAACACACCGCCCGCGAAGTTGTGCAGCGCGTGGTGCACGATTTGGAACAACGGCTGGCCAATCCGCTGCGCCAGGCTGTGCAAGGTGCATTAAGCCGCGCCGTGCGCAACCCGCGTCCGCGCTACCGCGAGATTAACTGGGCGGCTACCATTCGGGCCAACCTGAAGCACTACCAGCCCACACTCAGCACCATCGTGCCGGAGAAACTGATTGGCTACGGGCGGCGCGGGCAGGCGCTCAAAGAAATCGTGCTCTGCGTTGACCAAAGCGGCTCCATGGCCTCCTCGGTGGTGTATGCGGGGGTGTTTGGGGCGGTGCTGGCCTCGATGCGAGCGGTGCGCACCCACATGGTGGTGTTCGATACGGCTGTGGCCGACCTCACCCAGAACCTGAAAGACCCCGTGGATTTGATCTTCGGCATTCAACTGGGCGGCGGCACCGACATCAACCTAGCCCTCACCTATTGCCAGCAGCTTATTACCCGCCCCACCGACACCATTCTGGTTCTCATCAGCGACTTGTACGAAGGCGGTAGCCCCAACGAGCTGCTGAAGCGGGCCGCCGCCTTGAAAGCGGCTGGCGTTACGTTTGTGGTGTTGCTGGGCCTGAGCGATGAAGGGGCTCCTTCGTTCGATCGTACCGTGGCCGAAAAGCTCGCGGCCCTAGGTATTCCCAGTTTTGCCTGCACGCCCGATAAGTTTCCGGAGCTCATGGCCGCGGCCATTCAGGGCCGCGATGTTGCGCAGGTGGCGCAACCCTAG
- a CDS encoding ATP-binding protein codes for MSSTPALDNILRPHAEVQYAEELAALAAIDDRPKPPGWQLSPWAVVTYLLGGTLDNGSEIEPKYIGQRRLMEIAVATLATDRALLLLGVPGTAKSWVSEHLTAAISGHSNLLIQGTAGTSEDAIRYSWNYARLIAEGPSPAALVPSPLLKGMQEGALVRVEELTRIPSDVQDTLITVLSEKVLPVPELATEVQATRGFNVIATANDRDKGVNELSSALRRRFNTVVLPLPTSVAEEVQIVHSRVEKTGRALQLPPTTAALEQISRLVTIFRELRSGVTENGKTKLKSPSGTLSTGEAISVLNSGLALAAYFGDGTLQAADLAASLTGAVVKDPVQDRVVWLEYLETVVKERDGWKDLYRACREVVE; via the coding sequence ATGTCCTCCACCCCTGCTCTTGATAATATTCTGCGCCCGCATGCCGAGGTGCAGTACGCCGAAGAACTTGCCGCGCTTGCCGCTATCGACGACCGACCAAAGCCGCCCGGTTGGCAACTCTCGCCCTGGGCTGTAGTCACGTACCTGCTCGGCGGCACGCTCGACAACGGCTCCGAAATTGAGCCCAAGTACATTGGGCAGCGCCGCCTGATGGAAATTGCCGTGGCCACCCTCGCCACCGACCGCGCTCTGCTGCTGCTCGGCGTGCCCGGCACGGCCAAGAGCTGGGTCTCCGAGCACCTCACAGCCGCCATCAGCGGGCACAGCAACCTGCTTATTCAAGGCACGGCCGGTACCTCCGAAGACGCCATTCGCTACTCCTGGAACTACGCCCGCCTCATTGCCGAAGGCCCCTCGCCTGCCGCGCTGGTGCCCTCGCCCCTGCTTAAAGGCATGCAAGAAGGCGCCCTGGTGCGGGTTGAAGAACTCACGCGCATCCCCTCCGACGTGCAAGATACGCTCATCACCGTCCTCTCCGAAAAAGTGCTGCCCGTGCCCGAGCTGGCTACCGAGGTGCAAGCCACCCGCGGCTTCAACGTAATAGCCACCGCCAACGACCGCGACAAAGGCGTAAACGAGCTGAGCAGCGCCCTGCGCCGCCGCTTCAACACCGTGGTGCTGCCCCTGCCCACCTCCGTAGCCGAGGAAGTGCAGATTGTGCACTCGCGCGTGGAAAAAACCGGCCGTGCGCTGCAACTGCCACCTACCACCGCGGCTCTGGAGCAGATCAGCCGCTTGGTAACCATCTTCCGCGAACTACGCTCGGGCGTAACGGAAAACGGCAAAACCAAGCTCAAAAGCCCCAGCGGCACCCTGAGCACCGGCGAGGCCATTTCGGTGCTGAACAGCGGTTTGGCCCTGGCTGCCTACTTCGGCGACGGTACCCTGCAAGCCGCCGACCTCGCCGCCAGCCTTACCGGCGCTGTGGTGAAAGACCCGGTGCAGGACCGCGTGGTGTGGCTGGAGTACCTGGAAACGGTGGTAAAGGAGCGCGACGGGTGGAAGGATTTGTACCGGGCCTGCCGCGAGGTAGTGGAGTAG
- a CDS encoding DUF5682 family protein, translated as MPTDLRLFGIRHHGPGSTASLLKALDDFQPDVVLLECPADGEQAMALAADPGLKPPVALLIYNPKQHAQATFLPFAHFSPEWQAALWCQQHGAHLRCFDLPMTLHFALPVSAGRPGSGSPTEAETDNNVNEDPTLATETEPSGSPSLSERGPGGEAPLRLDPIAHLARLDGYTDGERWWEARIEHSAGHADAFAVVLQMMSALREELAQPESAETLLREAYMRETLRNTLKQGYQRVAVVCGAWHAPVLRAEELPRYAKDDKARLKGLGKVKTEATWVPWTYDRLARQSGYGAGVLSPAWYELLFTEPHERVVTHWMVRAAHLLRQQQIDASSAHAIEGVRLAEALAAVRGLALPGIEELEEAAVSIFGGGYAEALQLVHQQLVIGEALGEVPEELPASPLQQDLGQQQKTLRLKPEAARKTLALDLRKDLDLGRSHLLHRLQLLGIRWGKPQRVEGKSGTFHEVWELQWRPEMVLQVLEAGRWGNTVLLAASGAANHRAQQATDLGQISQLLEEALQADLGPAVPAMVTRLETLSADTRDVAHLLAALPPLVNVLRYGNVRRTESAQVAQVVHHLVPRLCISLPLATTGLDQDAARQLLERIEAAHQAIRLLPDETQQTDWYTALHNIARQPASNGLLAGATTRLLFDAQQLTPEATATLLGLALSAAQPTEYATAWIEGFLRGSGLLLIHNRVLFDLLDEWLSGLDETVFQEIVPLLRRSFADFSQPEREQVLALAVGGPTAKTPQDADLDLERGMRVLPVLRELLT; from the coding sequence ATGCCCACCGACCTCCGCCTATTCGGCATTCGCCACCACGGCCCAGGCAGCACGGCCAGCCTGCTGAAGGCACTGGACGATTTTCAGCCCGACGTCGTGCTGCTCGAATGCCCCGCCGACGGCGAACAAGCTATGGCATTGGCGGCCGACCCTGGCCTAAAGCCGCCCGTGGCTTTGCTCATTTACAACCCGAAGCAGCACGCCCAGGCCACTTTTCTGCCGTTCGCCCATTTCTCGCCCGAGTGGCAAGCGGCGCTGTGGTGCCAGCAACACGGTGCTCACCTGCGCTGCTTCGATTTGCCGATGACGCTGCACTTTGCTTTGCCCGTATCAGCTGGTAGGCCCGGCTCCGGCTCGCCAACCGAGGCGGAAACCGACAATAACGTTAACGAAGACCCAACATTAGCTACCGAAACCGAACCGTCTGGCTCCCCCTCTCTTTCGGAGAGGGGGCCGGGGGGTGAGGCCCCCCTCCGCCTCGATCCCATTGCCCACCTTGCCCGCCTCGACGGCTACACCGACGGGGAGCGTTGGTGGGAAGCCCGCATCGAGCATTCCGCCGGCCACGCCGATGCCTTTGCAGTGGTGCTGCAGATGATGAGCGCTTTGCGGGAAGAGCTGGCCCAGCCCGAATCGGCGGAAACGTTGCTGCGCGAGGCCTACATGCGCGAAACCCTGCGCAATACCCTCAAGCAGGGTTACCAGCGCGTGGCGGTGGTGTGCGGCGCCTGGCACGCGCCGGTGCTGCGCGCCGAGGAGCTGCCGCGCTACGCCAAGGACGACAAAGCCCGGCTTAAAGGCCTAGGTAAGGTGAAGACCGAAGCCACCTGGGTACCCTGGACGTACGATCGGCTGGCCCGGCAGTCGGGTTACGGCGCGGGGGTACTCTCGCCGGCCTGGTACGAGCTGCTGTTTACGGAGCCGCACGAGCGGGTTGTAACGCACTGGATGGTGCGGGCGGCCCACCTGCTCCGGCAACAGCAAATAGACGCCTCATCGGCCCACGCCATTGAGGGCGTGCGGCTGGCCGAGGCGTTGGCTGCCGTGCGCGGGCTGGCTTTGCCGGGTATCGAAGAGCTGGAGGAAGCCGCCGTAAGCATCTTCGGCGGTGGCTACGCCGAGGCGCTGCAACTGGTGCATCAGCAGCTGGTAATTGGCGAAGCGCTGGGCGAAGTACCCGAGGAGCTGCCCGCCTCGCCGCTGCAGCAAGACCTAGGGCAGCAGCAGAAAACCTTACGCCTGAAGCCCGAAGCCGCTCGCAAAACCTTGGCCCTCGACCTGCGCAAAGACCTCGACCTAGGGCGCAGCCACTTGCTGCATCGGCTGCAGCTGCTGGGCATTCGGTGGGGCAAACCGCAGCGCGTGGAGGGCAAAAGCGGCACCTTTCACGAAGTGTGGGAGCTGCAATGGCGGCCCGAAATGGTGCTGCAGGTGCTCGAAGCCGGCCGCTGGGGCAACACCGTGCTGCTGGCCGCCAGTGGGGCCGCCAACCACCGCGCCCAGCAGGCCACCGACCTAGGGCAAATCAGCCAACTGCTGGAGGAAGCGCTGCAGGCCGACCTAGGCCCTGCCGTGCCGGCCATGGTTACGCGCCTCGAAACCCTCAGCGCCGATACCCGCGACGTAGCTCATTTGCTGGCCGCCTTGCCGCCGCTGGTAAACGTGCTGCGCTACGGCAACGTGCGCCGCACCGAAAGCGCCCAGGTTGCCCAAGTGGTACATCATTTGGTGCCCCGCCTGTGCATTTCGCTGCCGCTGGCCACCACCGGCCTCGACCAAGACGCTGCCCGCCAGCTCTTGGAACGCATCGAAGCAGCGCACCAAGCGATTCGCCTGCTACCCGACGAAACACAACAAACCGACTGGTACACCGCCCTGCACAATATTGCTCGTCAGCCGGCCAGCAACGGCTTGCTGGCCGGTGCCACCACGCGCCTCCTGTTCGATGCGCAACAGCTAACCCCCGAAGCTACGGCTACCCTCCTTGGCTTGGCCTTATCGGCTGCCCAACCCACCGAGTACGCCACCGCCTGGATTGAAGGCTTTTTGCGCGGCAGCGGGCTGCTGCTCATTCATAACCGCGTGCTGTTCGATTTGCTCGATGAGTGGCTTTCGGGGCTTGATGAAACGGTGTTCCAGGAAATTGTACCGCTGCTGCGTCGCTCCTTTGCCGACTTCAGCCAGCCCGAACGCGAGCAAGTATTGGCCTTAGCAGTTGGCGGACCAACCGCTAAAACGCCCCAAGATGCCGACTTAGATCTTGAGCGCGGTATGCGCGTGCTGCCAGTCCTGCGCGAACTGCTGACCTAA
- a CDS encoding peptide deformylase: protein MPIREILQLGNPLLREVAEPVADATVPAVAQVVTDLTDTVAHWRETTGYGRAIAAPQIGVLQRIVVLRLPGKPVWPLINPTVVERSPETMVVWDACLSFLSIFMQVERHQWITVRYQDLGGSWHETRAGLKDDLAELLQHEIDHLDGILAIDRVTDVKSICTRAEFERRYRADSPYGRQAHLG, encoded by the coding sequence ATGCCGATTCGCGAAATTCTGCAGCTTGGCAACCCCCTGCTGCGCGAAGTAGCCGAGCCCGTAGCCGACGCAACCGTACCAGCCGTGGCCCAAGTGGTTACCGACCTCACCGACACCGTTGCGCACTGGCGCGAAACCACCGGTTACGGCCGGGCCATTGCCGCTCCGCAAATTGGTGTGTTGCAGCGCATAGTGGTGCTGCGGCTGCCGGGCAAGCCGGTGTGGCCGCTCATCAACCCCACCGTTGTGGAGCGCAGCCCCGAAACCATGGTGGTGTGGGATGCCTGCCTGTCGTTCCTCTCGATTTTTATGCAGGTAGAGCGGCACCAATGGATAACGGTGCGCTACCAAGACCTAGGTGGCAGCTGGCACGAAACCCGCGCAGGGCTGAAAGACGACCTGGCCGAGCTGCTCCAACACGAAATCGACCACCTCGACGGAATACTGGCTATTGACCGCGTAACGGATGTAAAGTCCATTTGCACCCGCGCGGAATTTGAGCGCCGCTACCGCGCCGATAGCCCTTACGGCCGCCAAGCGCACCTAGGGTAA
- a CDS encoding AAA domain-containing protein — translation MAEATHTPTESVYEELRRVQGLLRVEQQEDLEQYRIRNAKSTIAERQHRGLTWYPIKITKEDIGFGGKLVLELERPAGQSQQLHLFQVGKNAALFGNIPGRAGSDKPTLQGVVTSVRRNKITLATNKEDLPDWIDEGKLGLDLTFDEVSYREMELALQKVQGAFGRLADLRDTLLGHRPAEYKSAEETEKLYYPNPLNASQTAAVQHVLAAKDVAIIHGPPGTGKTTTLVQAILETIRRERRVLVCAPSNTAVDLLTEKLAERGVNVIRMGNPSRVSDLLLEHTLDAQVMTHKHYGELRSLRQTAEQYRQMAGQYKRNYGWEERQQRQALKEQAHQLLQESDQLEKYITEDLLEKVQVITCTLVGAANRAIRHLVYETVFIDEAAQALEPGCWIPITKAERVVLAGDHCQLPPTVKSEKAAAQGLRETLFEKCITRQPDTARMLQVQYRMHENIMQFSSDQFYGGKLQADERVRAADLHDYDTRFEPGWAVEFIDTAGCGFEEMGLQDSPSVANPEEADLLLRRLAELLQDYHQADHEQHPLSIGVIAPYRAQINYLKDRVEDMPELNELLLKRQLSIGTVDSFQGQERDIIAITLTRSNAANDIGFLADIRRMNVGMTRARRKLLMIGDSATLSSNAFYREFVNYVEDLGAYRTAWEFQQ, via the coding sequence TTGGCTGAAGCTACCCACACCCCCACCGAGTCCGTTTACGAAGAGCTGCGCCGCGTACAGGGCCTGCTGCGCGTAGAGCAACAAGAGGACCTCGAGCAATACCGCATTCGTAACGCGAAGAGTACGATTGCGGAGCGGCAACACCGCGGCCTGACGTGGTACCCCATCAAAATCACCAAAGAAGACATTGGCTTCGGCGGCAAGCTGGTGCTCGAGCTGGAGCGCCCGGCCGGCCAGAGCCAGCAGCTGCACCTGTTTCAGGTGGGCAAAAACGCGGCCTTGTTCGGCAACATACCCGGCCGCGCCGGCTCCGATAAGCCCACGCTGCAAGGCGTGGTGACGAGCGTGCGCCGCAACAAAATCACGCTGGCAACCAACAAGGAGGACCTCCCCGACTGGATCGACGAGGGCAAGCTGGGCCTCGATCTGACCTTCGACGAGGTGAGCTACCGCGAAATGGAGCTGGCCCTGCAAAAGGTGCAGGGCGCCTTCGGGCGCCTCGCCGATTTGCGCGACACGCTCCTGGGCCACCGGCCCGCCGAGTATAAGTCGGCCGAAGAAACCGAGAAGCTCTACTACCCTAACCCGCTGAACGCCTCCCAAACGGCCGCCGTGCAGCACGTGCTGGCAGCTAAGGATGTCGCCATTATTCACGGCCCGCCCGGCACCGGCAAAACCACCACCCTGGTGCAGGCAATTCTGGAAACCATCCGCCGCGAGCGGCGCGTGCTGGTGTGCGCGCCCAGCAACACGGCTGTGGATTTGTTGACTGAAAAGCTGGCCGAGCGCGGCGTGAACGTTATCCGGATGGGCAACCCCTCGCGCGTGTCAGACTTGTTGCTCGAGCACACGCTCGATGCCCAGGTGATGACGCACAAGCACTACGGCGAGCTGCGCAGCCTGCGCCAAACGGCCGAGCAGTACCGCCAAATGGCCGGCCAATACAAGCGCAACTACGGTTGGGAGGAGCGTCAGCAGCGGCAGGCTCTGAAAGAGCAAGCGCACCAATTGCTGCAGGAGTCGGATCAGCTTGAGAAGTACATCACCGAAGACCTGCTGGAGAAAGTGCAGGTAATCACCTGCACGCTGGTTGGCGCCGCCAACCGCGCCATTCGCCACCTGGTGTACGAAACCGTGTTTATCGACGAAGCGGCGCAGGCGCTGGAGCCGGGCTGCTGGATACCTATTACCAAAGCCGAGCGCGTGGTGCTGGCCGGCGACCATTGCCAGCTGCCGCCTACCGTGAAGAGCGAGAAAGCCGCGGCCCAAGGCTTGCGCGAAACGCTGTTCGAGAAGTGCATTACGCGCCAGCCCGACACGGCCCGCATGCTGCAGGTGCAATACCGCATGCACGAGAACATCATGCAGTTTTCGTCGGACCAATTTTACGGCGGCAAGCTGCAGGCCGATGAGCGCGTGCGCGCCGCCGACCTGCACGACTACGACACGCGCTTTGAGCCCGGCTGGGCCGTGGAGTTTATCGATACCGCCGGCTGCGGATTTGAGGAAATGGGCCTGCAGGATTCGCCTTCGGTAGCCAACCCCGAGGAAGCCGATTTGCTGCTGCGCCGCCTCGCGGAGCTGCTGCAGGACTACCACCAGGCCGACCACGAGCAGCACCCGCTGAGCATCGGCGTAATTGCTCCCTACCGCGCCCAAATCAACTACCTGAAAGACCGCGTGGAGGACATGCCCGAACTGAACGAGCTGCTGCTGAAGCGCCAGCTCAGCATCGGTACCGTCGACTCCTTCCAGGGCCAGGAGCGCGACATCATTGCCATTACGCTCACGCGCTCCAACGCCGCCAACGACATCGGTTTCCTGGCTGATATCCGCCGCATGAACGTGGGCATGACGCGCGCCCGCCGCAAGCTGCTGATGATCGGCGACTCGGCCACGCTGAGCAGCAACGCCTTCTACCGCGAGTTCGTGAACTACGTGGAGGACCTGGGCGCCTACCGCACCGCCTGGGAGTTTCAGCAGTAA